A section of the Phacochoerus africanus isolate WHEZ1 chromosome 4, ROS_Pafr_v1, whole genome shotgun sequence genome encodes:
- the LOC125124901 gene encoding RNA-binding protein 4 isoform X2: MVKLFIGNLPREATEQEIRSLFEQYGKVLECDIIKNYGFVHIEDKTAAEDAIRNLHHYKLHGVNINVEASKNKSKTSTKLHVGNISPTCTNKELRAKFEEYGPVIECDIVKDYAFVHMERAEDAVEAIRGLDNTEFQGAKVATWADATVTQVGCVWAEIPSCGCA; the protein is encoded by the exons ATGGTGAAGCTGTTCATTGGAAACCTGCCCCGGGAGGCCACAGAGCAGGAGATCCGCTCACTGTTCGAGCAGTATGGGAAGGTGCTGGAATGTGACATCATTAAGAACTACGGCTTTGTACACATAGAGGACAAGACGGCGGCCGAGGATGCCATTCGCAACCTGCACCACTACAAGCTGCACGGAGTGAACATCAACGTGGAAGCCAGCAAGAATAAGAGCAAAACCTCCACAAAGTTGCACGTAGGCAACATCAGTCCTACTTGCACCAACAAAGAGCTTCGGGCCAAATTTGAGGAGTACGGTCCAGTCATCGAATGTGACATCGTGAAAGATTATGCCTTCGTACACATGGAGCGGGCAGAGGATGCGGTGGAGGCCATCAGGGGCCTTGACAACACAGAGTTTCAAG GTGCCAAAGTGGCCACGTGGGCAGATGCTACAGTGACACAG
- the LOC125124901 gene encoding RNA-binding protein 4 isoform X3 → MVKLFIGNLPREATEQEIRSLFEQYGKVLECDIIKNYGFVHIEDKTAAEDAIRNLHHYKLHGVNINVEASKNKSKTSTKLHVGNISPTCTNKELRAKFEEYGPVIECDIVKDYAFVHMERAEDAVEAIRGLDNTEFQGGMCVG, encoded by the coding sequence ATGGTGAAGCTGTTCATTGGAAACCTGCCCCGGGAGGCCACAGAGCAGGAGATCCGCTCACTGTTCGAGCAGTATGGGAAGGTGCTGGAATGTGACATCATTAAGAACTACGGCTTTGTACACATAGAGGACAAGACGGCGGCCGAGGATGCCATTCGCAACCTGCACCACTACAAGCTGCACGGAGTGAACATCAACGTGGAAGCCAGCAAGAATAAGAGCAAAACCTCCACAAAGTTGCACGTAGGCAACATCAGTCCTACTTGCACCAACAAAGAGCTTCGGGCCAAATTTGAGGAGTACGGTCCAGTCATCGAATGTGACATCGTGAAAGATTATGCCTTCGTACACATGGAGCGGGCAGAGGATGCGGTGGAGGCCATCAGGGGCCTTGACAACACAGAGTTTCAAG